Proteins encoded together in one Oncorhynchus nerka isolate Pitt River linkage group LG19, Oner_Uvic_2.0, whole genome shotgun sequence window:
- the LOC115101462 gene encoding H(+)/Cl(-) exchange transporter 5 isoform X2, whose amino-acid sequence MEEVNGVPKLMDLLDEPVPGVGTYEDFNTIDWVREKSKDRDRHREITSKSKESTWALVNSVCDAFSGWLLMLLIGLMSGALAGGIDISAHWMTDLKEGVCLNGFWFNHEHCCWTSNETTFQERDKCPQWKSWAELIIGTTEGPFAYIMNYLMYVCWALLFSFLAVTLVRAFAPYACGSGIPEIKTILSGFIIRGYLGKWTLVIKTITLVLAVSSGLSLGKEGPLVHVACCCGNILCHLFTKYRKNEAKRREVLSAAAAVGVSVAFGAPIGGVLFSLEEVSYYFPLKTLWRSFFAALVAAFTLRSINPFGNSRLVLFYVEFHTPWHLLELVPFILLGIFGGIWGAFFIRANIAWCRRRKTTWLGHYPVLEVLVVTAVTAVVAFPNSYTRTSTSELISELFNDCGLLDSSKLCNYDNANVTKSSNELPDRPAGNDVYTAMWQLSLALIFKMLITVVTFGMKVPSGLFIPSMAVGAIAGRLLGIGMEQLAYYHHDWAIFRGWCSPGADCITPGLYAMVGAAACLGGVTRMTVSLVVIMFELTGGLEYIVPLMAAAMTSKWVADAIGREGIYEAHIRLNGYPFLEAKEEFSHKTLAMDVMRPRRSDPPLSVLTQDGMTVEDVETMITDTTYSGFPVVVSHESQRLVGFVLRRDLTISIDNARQRQDGIVSTSRVFFTEYTPPQPPNSPPPLKLRGIMDLSPFTVTDHTAMDIVVDIFRKLGLRQCLITHNGRLLGIITKKDILKHVAQIANRDPDSILFN is encoded by the exons ATGGAGGAGGTGAACGGGGTTCCTAAACTGATGGACCTGCTTGATGAGCCTGTGCCTGGGGTGGGCACCTATGAGGACTTTAACACCATAGACTGGGTGCGGGAGAAGTCCAAAGACCGTGACCGGCACAGAGAG ATTACCAGTAAAAGCAAAGAGTCTACATGGGCACTGGTGAACAGTGTCTGTGATGCTTTCTCTGGATGGCTGCTCATGCTGCTGATTGGACTCATGTCAG GCGCGTTGGCAGGTGGGATTGACATATCAGCCCACTGGATGACAGACCTGAAGGAAGGGGTTTGTCTGAACGGGTTCTGGTTCAACCATGAACACTGCTGTTGGACCTCCAACGAGACCACCTTCCAAGAGAGGGACAAGTGTCCACAGTGGAAAAGCTGGGCTGAGCTCATCATCGGCACAACAGAG GGTCCCTTTGCGTACATTATGAACTACCTAATGTATGTGTGCTGGGCTCTGCTATTCTCCTTCCTGGCCGTGACACTGGTCAGGGCCTTCGCCCCCTATGCCTGTGGTTCTGGAATCCCAGAG ATCAAAACCATATTGAGTGGTTTCATCATCCGAGGGTACCTGGGGAAGTGGACCCTGGTGATTAAGACCATCACCCTGGTCCTGGCTGTGTCGTCGgggctcagcctggggaaggaggGGCCCCTGGTCCACGTGGCCTGCTGCTGTGGCAACATCCTCTGCCACCTCTTCACCAAGTACCGCAAGAATGAGGCCAAGCGCAGAGAG GTTCTGTCTGCCGCTGCAGCAGTTGGTGTGTCTGTGGCTTTTGGGGCCCCCATAGGAGGAGTGCTCTTCAGTCTGGAGGAG GTGAGCTACTACTTCCCTCTGAAGACCCTGTGGCGGTCGTTCTTCGCAGCCCTGGTGGCAGCCTTCACCCTGCGCTCCATCAACCCGTTTGGCAACAGCCGCCTGGTGCTGTTCTACGTGGAGTTCCACACCCCCTGGCACCTCCTGGAGCTCGTACCCTTCATCCTCCTGGGCATCTTCGGGGGCATCTGGGGCGCCTTCTTCATCCGTGCCAACATCGCGTGGTGCCGGAGGCGTAAGACCACGTGGCTGGGCCATTACCCGGTCCTGGAGGTGCTGGTTGTCACCGCGGTGACGGCGGTGGTGGCTTTCCCTAACAGCTACACCCGCACTAGCACCAGTGAGCTCATCTCTGAGCTCTTCAACGACTGTGGCCTGCTGGACTCCTCCAAGCTATGTAACTATGACAACGCCAATGTCACCAAGAGCAGCAACGAGCTGCCGGACCGCCCAGCTGGAAATGACGTTTACACGGCCATGTGGCAGCTGTCCCTGGCCCTGATCTTTAAGATGCTCATCACCGTGGTTACCTTCGGCATGAAG GTTCCCTCTGGTCTGTTCATACCCAGCATGGCAGTAGGGGCGATCGCAGGCAGGCTGCTGGGAATAGGCATGGAGCAGCTGGCCTACTACCACCATGACTGGGCGATCTTCAGGGGCTGGTGTTCTCCTGGTGCTGACTGCATCACCCCAGGCCTCTACGCCATGGTGGGGGCTGCTGCCTGCTTAG GTGGGGTGACCCGTATGACTGTGTCCCTGGTGGTCATCATGTTCGAGCTGACGGGAGGGCTGGAGTACATCGTGCCCCTGATGGCTGCGGCCATGACCAGTAAGTGGGTGGCGGACGCCATCGGGCGCGAGGGGATCTACGAGGCTCACATCCGCCTCAACGGTTACCCCTTCCTGGAGGCCAAGGAGGAGTTCAGTCATAAGACCCTGGCCATGGACGTGATGCGGCCGCGTCGCAGTGACCCGCCGCTCTCCGTACTGACCCAGGACGGCATGACGGTAGAGGACGTGGAGACCATGATCACTGACACCACCTACAGCGGCTTCCCCGTGGTGGTCTCCCATGAGTCCCAACGCCTAGTGGGATTCGTGCTGCGAAGGGACCTCACCATCTCCATAG ataatgCCAGACAGCGTCAGGATGGGATAGTGAGCACATCAAGGGTCTTCTTTACAGAGTACACGCCCCCTCAGCCCCCCAACAGCCCCCCTCCTCTGAAGCTCAGAGGCATCATGGACCTTAGTCCCTTCACCGTCACAGACCACACTGCCATGGACATTGTGGTGGACATCTTCAGGAAGCTGGGCCTGCGCCAGTGCCTCATCACACACAATGG CCGCTTGCTGGGTATTATCACAAAGAAGGACATTCTGAAGCACGTGGCTCAGATAGCCAACCGGGACCCAGACTCGATCCTCTTCAACTGA
- the LOC115101462 gene encoding H(+)/Cl(-) exchange transporter 5 isoform X1: MDNTGYCNDSFNSIRSSTSDEDMVEIAGSTLDFSNTEDVPPLDRDYGSGDNPGMEEVNGVPKLMDLLDEPVPGVGTYEDFNTIDWVREKSKDRDRHREITSKSKESTWALVNSVCDAFSGWLLMLLIGLMSGALAGGIDISAHWMTDLKEGVCLNGFWFNHEHCCWTSNETTFQERDKCPQWKSWAELIIGTTEGPFAYIMNYLMYVCWALLFSFLAVTLVRAFAPYACGSGIPEIKTILSGFIIRGYLGKWTLVIKTITLVLAVSSGLSLGKEGPLVHVACCCGNILCHLFTKYRKNEAKRREVLSAAAAVGVSVAFGAPIGGVLFSLEEVSYYFPLKTLWRSFFAALVAAFTLRSINPFGNSRLVLFYVEFHTPWHLLELVPFILLGIFGGIWGAFFIRANIAWCRRRKTTWLGHYPVLEVLVVTAVTAVVAFPNSYTRTSTSELISELFNDCGLLDSSKLCNYDNANVTKSSNELPDRPAGNDVYTAMWQLSLALIFKMLITVVTFGMKVPSGLFIPSMAVGAIAGRLLGIGMEQLAYYHHDWAIFRGWCSPGADCITPGLYAMVGAAACLGGVTRMTVSLVVIMFELTGGLEYIVPLMAAAMTSKWVADAIGREGIYEAHIRLNGYPFLEAKEEFSHKTLAMDVMRPRRSDPPLSVLTQDGMTVEDVETMITDTTYSGFPVVVSHESQRLVGFVLRRDLTISIDNARQRQDGIVSTSRVFFTEYTPPQPPNSPPPLKLRGIMDLSPFTVTDHTAMDIVVDIFRKLGLRQCLITHNGRLLGIITKKDILKHVAQIANRDPDSILFN, from the exons ATGGATAACACCGGATATTGCAACGATAGCTTCAATAGCATACGAAGTAGCACAAGTGACGAGGACATGGTGGAGATAGCAGGGTCGACATTAGACTTCTCTAACACGGAGGATGTACCACCTTTGGACCGAGACTATGGTTCTG GGGATAACCCAGGTATGGAGGAGGTGAACGGGGTTCCTAAACTGATGGACCTGCTTGATGAGCCTGTGCCTGGGGTGGGCACCTATGAGGACTTTAACACCATAGACTGGGTGCGGGAGAAGTCCAAAGACCGTGACCGGCACAGAGAG ATTACCAGTAAAAGCAAAGAGTCTACATGGGCACTGGTGAACAGTGTCTGTGATGCTTTCTCTGGATGGCTGCTCATGCTGCTGATTGGACTCATGTCAG GCGCGTTGGCAGGTGGGATTGACATATCAGCCCACTGGATGACAGACCTGAAGGAAGGGGTTTGTCTGAACGGGTTCTGGTTCAACCATGAACACTGCTGTTGGACCTCCAACGAGACCACCTTCCAAGAGAGGGACAAGTGTCCACAGTGGAAAAGCTGGGCTGAGCTCATCATCGGCACAACAGAG GGTCCCTTTGCGTACATTATGAACTACCTAATGTATGTGTGCTGGGCTCTGCTATTCTCCTTCCTGGCCGTGACACTGGTCAGGGCCTTCGCCCCCTATGCCTGTGGTTCTGGAATCCCAGAG ATCAAAACCATATTGAGTGGTTTCATCATCCGAGGGTACCTGGGGAAGTGGACCCTGGTGATTAAGACCATCACCCTGGTCCTGGCTGTGTCGTCGgggctcagcctggggaaggaggGGCCCCTGGTCCACGTGGCCTGCTGCTGTGGCAACATCCTCTGCCACCTCTTCACCAAGTACCGCAAGAATGAGGCCAAGCGCAGAGAG GTTCTGTCTGCCGCTGCAGCAGTTGGTGTGTCTGTGGCTTTTGGGGCCCCCATAGGAGGAGTGCTCTTCAGTCTGGAGGAG GTGAGCTACTACTTCCCTCTGAAGACCCTGTGGCGGTCGTTCTTCGCAGCCCTGGTGGCAGCCTTCACCCTGCGCTCCATCAACCCGTTTGGCAACAGCCGCCTGGTGCTGTTCTACGTGGAGTTCCACACCCCCTGGCACCTCCTGGAGCTCGTACCCTTCATCCTCCTGGGCATCTTCGGGGGCATCTGGGGCGCCTTCTTCATCCGTGCCAACATCGCGTGGTGCCGGAGGCGTAAGACCACGTGGCTGGGCCATTACCCGGTCCTGGAGGTGCTGGTTGTCACCGCGGTGACGGCGGTGGTGGCTTTCCCTAACAGCTACACCCGCACTAGCACCAGTGAGCTCATCTCTGAGCTCTTCAACGACTGTGGCCTGCTGGACTCCTCCAAGCTATGTAACTATGACAACGCCAATGTCACCAAGAGCAGCAACGAGCTGCCGGACCGCCCAGCTGGAAATGACGTTTACACGGCCATGTGGCAGCTGTCCCTGGCCCTGATCTTTAAGATGCTCATCACCGTGGTTACCTTCGGCATGAAG GTTCCCTCTGGTCTGTTCATACCCAGCATGGCAGTAGGGGCGATCGCAGGCAGGCTGCTGGGAATAGGCATGGAGCAGCTGGCCTACTACCACCATGACTGGGCGATCTTCAGGGGCTGGTGTTCTCCTGGTGCTGACTGCATCACCCCAGGCCTCTACGCCATGGTGGGGGCTGCTGCCTGCTTAG GTGGGGTGACCCGTATGACTGTGTCCCTGGTGGTCATCATGTTCGAGCTGACGGGAGGGCTGGAGTACATCGTGCCCCTGATGGCTGCGGCCATGACCAGTAAGTGGGTGGCGGACGCCATCGGGCGCGAGGGGATCTACGAGGCTCACATCCGCCTCAACGGTTACCCCTTCCTGGAGGCCAAGGAGGAGTTCAGTCATAAGACCCTGGCCATGGACGTGATGCGGCCGCGTCGCAGTGACCCGCCGCTCTCCGTACTGACCCAGGACGGCATGACGGTAGAGGACGTGGAGACCATGATCACTGACACCACCTACAGCGGCTTCCCCGTGGTGGTCTCCCATGAGTCCCAACGCCTAGTGGGATTCGTGCTGCGAAGGGACCTCACCATCTCCATAG ataatgCCAGACAGCGTCAGGATGGGATAGTGAGCACATCAAGGGTCTTCTTTACAGAGTACACGCCCCCTCAGCCCCCCAACAGCCCCCCTCCTCTGAAGCTCAGAGGCATCATGGACCTTAGTCCCTTCACCGTCACAGACCACACTGCCATGGACATTGTGGTGGACATCTTCAGGAAGCTGGGCCTGCGCCAGTGCCTCATCACACACAATGG CCGCTTGCTGGGTATTATCACAAAGAAGGACATTCTGAAGCACGTGGCTCAGATAGCCAACCGGGACCCAGACTCGATCCTCTTCAACTGA